One Staphylococcus ratti DNA segment encodes these proteins:
- the dtd gene encoding D-aminoacyl-tRNA deacylase — protein sequence MKIVVQRVKSAGVRNENIHHNISKGYCLLVGIGEHTTKSDAEVLARKIVNARLFEDEAGKLNLNVQQVNGEILSISQFTLLADVKKGNRPSFTKAKAPEEANEIYEAFNQYLESFGIKVVTGEFGTDMTVDIQNDGPVTIIYESENGKIL from the coding sequence ATGAAAATCGTTGTTCAAAGAGTGAAGTCGGCTGGTGTTCGAAATGAAAATATTCACCACAACATTAGTAAAGGCTATTGTCTTTTAGTAGGTATAGGTGAACACACTACAAAGAGTGACGCAGAAGTATTGGCAAGAAAAATTGTTAATGCACGATTATTTGAAGATGAAGCTGGTAAACTTAATTTAAATGTACAACAAGTCAACGGAGAAATTTTATCTATCTCCCAATTTACATTATTAGCAGACGTCAAAAAAGGAAATAGACCGAGTTTTACTAAAGCGAAAGCGCCTGAAGAAGCTAATGAGATATACGAAGCATTTAATCAGTATTTAGAATCATTTGGCATCAAAGTTGTAACAGGAGAGTTCGGTACTGATATGACTGTCGATATTCAGAATGATGGACCTGTCACAATTATTTATGAAAGTGAAAACGGCAAAATATTATGA
- a CDS encoding N-acetylmuramoyl-L-alanine amidase — MKRFEKWLRSKKIEPRRFYIGAILVSLVFILLVVINSIKDDTDNKIYLTEDAEIRTGPNASYPVLFNIREGEAFKVIGHEGKWLEVTSYDEKQKGWIAGWHTNLDIKEDENPNAQPLKGKVIVLDPGHGGGDQGAASQTGKSTLEKDMTLDTSLELKKKLEKEGAKVKLTRSDDTYVRLKDRKATGDVFISIHNDALESNKANGATVYWFHEQQEALAQTLNASIQKKGMLSNRGVRQENFQVLRQTDMPAVLLELGYISNPTDEVMIKDKNHRQIVENAIVDGLKNYFLS; from the coding sequence ATGAAGCGATTTGAAAAATGGTTACGGTCGAAAAAGATAGAACCTAGGCGTTTTTATATTGGCGCAATATTAGTTTCGCTTGTTTTCATTTTGCTTGTAGTCATCAATTCCATTAAAGATGATACTGATAATAAAATTTATTTAACAGAAGATGCTGAAATTCGGACAGGTCCTAATGCTAGTTATCCAGTGCTATTTAACATTCGTGAAGGAGAAGCTTTTAAAGTTATCGGACATGAAGGTAAATGGTTAGAGGTTACTTCTTACGATGAAAAACAGAAAGGTTGGATTGCTGGATGGCATACAAATTTAGACATTAAAGAAGATGAAAATCCTAATGCACAACCTTTAAAAGGGAAAGTGATTGTCCTTGATCCAGGGCATGGCGGCGGAGATCAAGGTGCCGCTAGTCAAACAGGTAAAAGTACCCTTGAAAAGGATATGACTTTAGATACAAGTTTGGAACTTAAAAAGAAATTGGAAAAAGAAGGCGCGAAAGTGAAGTTAACGCGAAGTGACGATACGTATGTGCGTTTAAAAGACCGAAAAGCAACTGGCGACGTTTTTATTAGTATTCATAATGATGCCCTAGAGTCCAATAAAGCGAATGGGGCTACAGTATATTGGTTCCATGAACAACAAGAAGCACTAGCGCAAACACTGAATGCTAGCATACAAAAGAAAGGTATGTTATCAAACAGAGGTGTACGACAAGAAAATTTCCAAGTGTTAAGACAAACAGATATGCCTGCAGTATTACTAGAGTTAGGCTATATTAGCAATCCAACAGATGAAGTGATGATTAAAGATAAAAATCACCGTCAAATTGTAGAAAATGCAATTGTTGATGGCTTGAAAAATTATTTTTTAAGTTAG
- the hisS gene encoding histidine--tRNA ligase codes for MISIPRGTQDILPEDSPKWRYIETQLHRLMEIYNYQEIRTPIFESTDLFARGVGDSTDVVQKEMYTFEDKGGRSITLRPEGTAATVRSYIENKMQGLPNQPVKLYYNGPMFRYERKQKGRYRQFNQFGIEAIGAENPSIDAEVLAMVMHIYQSFGLKRLKLVINSVGDAESRVEYQEALRAHFKPVIHRYCQDCQKRIETNPMRILDCKVDKDKPEMKTAPSITDYFNDYSKSYFEAVKAHLDRLGIPYVVDPNLVRGLDYYTHTAFEVMIDDENYTGAITTLCGGGRYNGLLELLGGPKQTGIGFALSIERLIMALEEEGITLPHTSNLDLFIATMGEKADDFAVQLLNDLRHDNIRVDKDYLSRKLKGQMKQADRLQATYTIVLGEEELASNEVAIKHMPTGESYQIKINEIAQFINGGKI; via the coding sequence ATGATTAGTATTCCTCGTGGAACGCAAGATATATTACCAGAAGATTCGCCTAAATGGCGCTATATTGAAACACAATTACATCGTTTGATGGAAATTTACAATTATCAAGAAATCAGAACACCGATTTTTGAAAGTACCGATTTATTTGCTAGAGGTGTAGGCGATTCTACCGATGTTGTTCAAAAAGAAATGTATACATTTGAAGATAAAGGTGGCCGCAGTATTACGCTTCGTCCAGAAGGCACAGCTGCTACAGTTAGAAGTTATATTGAAAATAAAATGCAAGGATTGCCAAATCAACCCGTTAAACTGTATTACAATGGTCCAATGTTTCGATATGAGCGAAAACAAAAAGGACGATATCGCCAGTTTAATCAATTTGGCATTGAAGCAATAGGTGCTGAAAATCCAAGTATTGATGCTGAAGTGCTTGCAATGGTGATGCACATCTATCAATCATTTGGATTGAAGCGTTTAAAACTTGTCATTAATAGTGTAGGTGACGCAGAATCTCGTGTTGAATATCAAGAAGCATTAAGAGCGCATTTTAAACCAGTGATTCATAGGTATTGCCAAGATTGTCAAAAGCGTATTGAAACTAATCCAATGCGTATTCTTGATTGTAAAGTAGATAAAGATAAACCTGAAATGAAGACGGCACCATCTATTACGGATTATTTTAATGACTATTCAAAATCATATTTTGAAGCGGTGAAAGCACATCTTGATCGTTTAGGTATTCCTTATGTCGTCGATCCTAATCTTGTTCGTGGGCTAGATTATTATACACATACCGCTTTTGAAGTCATGATTGATGATGAAAATTATACAGGTGCAATTACAACTTTATGTGGCGGCGGCCGATACAATGGTTTACTTGAATTATTAGGCGGTCCAAAGCAAACAGGGATTGGTTTTGCATTGAGTATAGAGCGTCTCATCATGGCATTGGAAGAAGAAGGGATTACGCTTCCACACACTTCAAATTTAGATTTATTTATTGCAACAATGGGTGAAAAAGCAGATGACTTTGCAGTTCAATTATTAAATGATTTGCGACATGATAACATACGTGTAGATAAAGATTATTTATCTCGCAAATTGAAAGGGCAAATGAAACAAGCTGATAGACTTCAAGCCACGTATACAATCGTATTGGGAGAAGAAGAACTGGCTTCGAATGAAGTGGCAATTAAACATATGCCGACGGGTGAAAGTTATCAAATTAAAATAAACGAAATCGCACAATTTATTAATGGAGGAAAAATATAA